One region of Fragaria vesca subsp. vesca linkage group LG4, FraVesHawaii_1.0, whole genome shotgun sequence genomic DNA includes:
- the LOC101302645 gene encoding probable polygalacturonase At3g15720-like, with protein MGAIPDLMLNMNLNLEETTGERRGFVHYYTVVFLWIIASFSFGNGYGQNGTLSVLDFGAHGDGVADDTQAFINAWNKLCSTSQLLKIPAGKTFVVKPFELLGPCKFSSVILQIDGNIVAPSTRKGWGDVCKLGCWLCFRNVKGLIIKGGGLINGKGAIWWSQKTQFINALHFIKCDQLQLSGFTSRDSPKIHIFIYNCHGVRISNIHVNAPENSPNTDGIDISLSSQVTIQDSVIRTGDDCVAIKGGSSFVNVTHVTCGPGHGFSLGSLGQDPTTEDKVEHIYFQNCNCERTMNCARIKTYMGGVGYAREIFFKGMTLVQSRNPILIDQHYVAVAANFPAKNGGVKVSEVEFIGFTGTSSSEEAITLDCSDLGCSNILMDHVILTSATGKPLRSVCRKATGRATFTKPLVPCLSGKQSLSPTIAPISVDMH; from the exons ATGGGGGCAATTCCAGATCTCATGTTGAATATGAATCTTAACCTTGAGGAAACCACTGGCGAACGCAG GGGCTTCGTTCACTACTACACTGTTGTGTTTCTATGGATTATCGCTTCATTTAGTTTTGGCAATGGGTATGGTCAAAATGGTACTCTTAGTGTGCTTGATTTTGGTGCTCATGGCGATGGCGTAGCAGATGATACTCAA GCTTTCATCAATGCATGGAATAAGCTTTGCTCTACCAGCCAACTCCTAAAAATCCCTGCAGGGAAGACCTTTGTAGTCAAACCTTTTGAACTTTTAGGTCCTTGCAAATTCAGTAGTGTCATACTTCAG ATTGATGGGAATATTGTTGCTCCATCCACTCGTAAAGGATGGGGCGATGTGTGCAAATTGGGATGTTGGCTATGCTTCCGAAACGTGAAGGGTCTCATCATCAAGGGGGGAGGACTTATAAATGGCAAGGGTGCAATTTGGTGGAGCCAAAAAACCCAATTCATAAAT GCTTTACACTTCATCAAATGCGATCAACTTCAATTATCCGGATTTACATCTCGTGACAGCCCTAAAATTCATATATTTATATACAACTGTCATGGTGTACGTATATCAAACATTCATGTGAATGCACCAGAAAACAGCCCGAATACTGATGGCATCGACATCTCTTTATCAAGCCAAGTAACCATACAAGATTCGGTCATCAGAACAG GTGATGACTGTGTTGCAATTAAGGGAGGCTCCTCTTTTGTAAACGTAACTCATGTGACTTGCGGACCAGGTCATGGTTTCAG CCTGGGCAGTTTAGGACAAGATCCAACTACTGAGGACAAAGTCGAGCATATATACTTTCAGAATTGTAATTGTGAAAGAACTATGAACTGCGCAAGAATTAAAACATATATG GGAGGAGTCGGGTATGCCAGGGAAATTTTCTTCAAAGGAATGACCCTTGTACAATCAAGAAATCCTATTCTGATTGACCAACACTATGTAGCTGTTGCAGCTAATTTCCCAGCTAAG AATGGAGGGGTGAAAGTTAGTGAGGTAGAATTCATTGGCTTCACCGGAACTTCATCGAGTGAGGAAGCAATAACATTGGATTGCTCCGACTTGGGTTGCTCCAATATTTTGATGGATCATGTCATCCTAACTTCTGCAACCGGAAAGCCACTTAGGTCTGTATGCCGCAAGGCCACTGGAAGAGCTACGTTTACTAAGCCTCTTGTTCCTTGTTTGTCGGGGAAGCAATCCTTGTCACCGACCATTGCACCGATCTCTGTCGACATGCATTAG